One Coffea arabica cultivar ET-39 chromosome 5e, Coffea Arabica ET-39 HiFi, whole genome shotgun sequence DNA segment encodes these proteins:
- the LOC113688062 gene encoding B-box zinc finger protein 24 — protein sequence MKILCDVCEKAQAAVICCADEAALCAKCDLEVHAANKLASKHQRLHLQSLSNKLPPCDICREKAAFIFCVEDRALFCRDCDEPIHSANTLAANHQRFLATGIRVALSSSCNKEGVKSHMEPQPPKQQFSSKMPTQQLSSMTSSSWAVDDLLQFSDYDSSDKKGQLEFGELEWFSDIGLFGERAGEEALSAAEVPQLPVPQSSNGASHKTPKLYMPYKKPRIELEDDEKEYFTVPDFG from the exons ATGAAGATCCTGTGTGATGTGTGTGAGAAAGCTCAGGCAGCTGTGATATGTTGTGCGGATGAGGCAGCCTTGTGTGCAAAATGTGATCTTGAGGTACATGCTGCAAACAAGTTGGCAAGCAAGCATCAGAGGCTCCATCTTCAATCCCTTTCCAACAAGCTTCCTCCCTGTGACATCTGCCGA GAAAAGGCTGCTTTCATTTTCTGTGTTGAAGACAGAGCTCTCTTTTGCCGAGATTGTGATGAACCTATCCACTCCGCTAATACACTCGCTGCAAACCACCAAAGGTTTCTGGCCACTGGAATTCGGGTAGCCTTGAGCTCCAGCTGCAATAAAGAGGGTGTAAAAAGCCACATGGAGCCACAGCCACCCAAACAACAGTTTTCTTCAAAGATGCCTACACAGCAATTGTCTAGTATGACATCATCCTCTTGGGCTGTGGATGACTTATTACAGTTTTCTGACTATGATTCCTCAGACAAG AAGGGGCAACTTGAATTTGGCGAGCTTGAATGGTTTTCAGATATTGGTCTGTTTGGTGAGAGAGCAGGGGAGGAAGCCTTATCAGCTGCAGAAGTGCCTCAACTGCCTGTGCCACAGTCGAGCAATGGCGCTTCACATAAAACACCCAAACTCTACATGCCTTATAAGAAGCCAAGAATTGAACTGGAAGATGACGAGAAAGAGTACTTCACCGTGCCTGATTTTGGTTGA